From one Chiloscyllium plagiosum isolate BGI_BamShark_2017 chromosome 24, ASM401019v2, whole genome shotgun sequence genomic stretch:
- the LOC122561934 gene encoding uncharacterized protein LOC122561934 isoform X1 has translation MCCERILSNSKSIGYIGNCARLPVKGGEVGLELTPQFGITTDRRSSSSGLLDPSVNLTKLPHKNQSHLESSLPVLDAFFEREETSYQQYKIKNEISHAEGELSPMVFFEKNHKRNESTDRQKYKATAKEHPERQGNWQSNYLRGLYPDKSNLNRSPIYYNLLAKSMQSSFSVYPIHNYHQGTQLHHHVIKQGERATSYNLDLEENRSRKTIRYRTSETFINGSNSSSAIHRRPSSLLYHFNILREDYNKELCSIECRKEKNEREFYCNSEFAISGIVHDIVTLGKGLRLVTLLVDSSGFYRMSRLYVTPDGFFFKVHILVVDTFNCRRLCPDLKFGGKYILMGLIYHRRYILPTWAQERVSGRLKPGDGLVKSSSYVRRYNKKRDQRVQLAHDGKCGSAFFRSQQN, from the exons ATGTGTTGTGAACGCATATTGAGTAATTCAAAGAGCATTGGATACATTGGAAACTGTGCAAGGCTGCCAGTTAAAGGTGGTGAAGTGGGACTAG AACTCACACCGCAATTTGGAATAACAACAGATCGAAGATCTTCCTCCTCAGGGCTTCTTGACCCTTCAGTAAATCTGACAAAATTGCCTCACAAAAATCAGAGTCACCTGGAGTCCAGTCTACCTGTTCTTGATGCCTTTTTTGAGAGAGAAGAGACATCTTACCAACAATACAAGATCAAAAATGAAATCTCACATGCAGAGGGTGAACTCAGTCCCATggtattttttgaaaaaaaccaCAAAAGGAATGAAAGCACAGACAGGCAGAAGTACAAGGCAACTGCAAAAGAACATCCTGAGAGACAGGGAAATTGGCAATCAAACTACTTGCGAGGCCTATATCCAGATAAATCCAACTTGAATAGGTCACCGATCTACTATAACCTTCTGGCCAAAAGCATGCAGTCAAGTTTTTCCGTGTATCCGATCCACAATTATCATCAGGGCACACAGCTCCATCATCATGTAATAAAACAGGGAGAAAGAGCTACATCTTACAATCTAGACCTTGAGGAGAACAGATCCAGAAAAACTATACGGTACAGAACAAGTGAAACATTCATAAATGGAAGCAATTCATCATCTGCAATCCATCGACGTCCTTCAAGTTTGCTCTATCACTTCAACATACTCAGAGAAG ATTACAATAAAGAGTTATGTTCAATTGAATGCAGAAAGgaaaagaatgaaagagaatTCTACTGCAACAGTGAGTTCG CAATCAGTGGTATAGTCCATGATATAGTGACCCTTGGTAAAGGGCTACGTCTGGTGACATTATTGGTAGACAGCAGTGGATTCTATCGCATGAGTCGATTATATGTCACGCCTGATGGATTCTTCTTCAAAGTGCATATTCTTGTTGTTGACACTTTCAACTGTAGAAGATTGTGTCCGGACTTGAAGTTTG GTGGTAAATACATCCTGATGGGCCTGATTTATCACAGGAGATACATTCTACCCACTTGGGCCCAAGAACGTGTTTCTGGGAGACTAAAGCCAGGAGATGGACTGGTTAAGAGCAGCAGCTATGTGAGACGATATAACAAAAAGAGGGACCAGAGAGTCCAGTTAGCACATGATGGGAAATGTGGAAGTGCATTTTTCAGATCTCAGCAGAATTGA
- the LOC122561934 gene encoding uncharacterized protein LOC122561934 isoform X3 → MCCERILSNSKSIGYIGNCARLPVKGGEVGLELTPQFGITTDRRSSSSGLLDPSVNLTKLPHKNQSHLESSLPVLDAFFEREETSYQQYKIKNEISHAEGELSPMVFFEKNHKRNESTDRQKYKATAKEHPERQGNWQSNYLRGLYPDKSNLNRSPIYYNLLAKSMQSSFSVYPIHNYHQGTQLHHHVIKQGERATSYNLDLEENRSRKTIRYRTSETFINGSNSSSAIHRRPSSLLYHFNILREDYNKELCSIECRKEKNEREFYCNSEFGGKYILMGLIYHRRYILPTWAQERVSGRLKPGDGLVKSSSYVRRYNKKRDQRVQLAHDGKCGSAFFRSQQN, encoded by the exons ATGTGTTGTGAACGCATATTGAGTAATTCAAAGAGCATTGGATACATTGGAAACTGTGCAAGGCTGCCAGTTAAAGGTGGTGAAGTGGGACTAG AACTCACACCGCAATTTGGAATAACAACAGATCGAAGATCTTCCTCCTCAGGGCTTCTTGACCCTTCAGTAAATCTGACAAAATTGCCTCACAAAAATCAGAGTCACCTGGAGTCCAGTCTACCTGTTCTTGATGCCTTTTTTGAGAGAGAAGAGACATCTTACCAACAATACAAGATCAAAAATGAAATCTCACATGCAGAGGGTGAACTCAGTCCCATggtattttttgaaaaaaaccaCAAAAGGAATGAAAGCACAGACAGGCAGAAGTACAAGGCAACTGCAAAAGAACATCCTGAGAGACAGGGAAATTGGCAATCAAACTACTTGCGAGGCCTATATCCAGATAAATCCAACTTGAATAGGTCACCGATCTACTATAACCTTCTGGCCAAAAGCATGCAGTCAAGTTTTTCCGTGTATCCGATCCACAATTATCATCAGGGCACACAGCTCCATCATCATGTAATAAAACAGGGAGAAAGAGCTACATCTTACAATCTAGACCTTGAGGAGAACAGATCCAGAAAAACTATACGGTACAGAACAAGTGAAACATTCATAAATGGAAGCAATTCATCATCTGCAATCCATCGACGTCCTTCAAGTTTGCTCTATCACTTCAACATACTCAGAGAAG ATTACAATAAAGAGTTATGTTCAATTGAATGCAGAAAGgaaaagaatgaaagagaatTCTACTGCAACAGTGAGTTCG GTGGTAAATACATCCTGATGGGCCTGATTTATCACAGGAGATACATTCTACCCACTTGGGCCCAAGAACGTGTTTCTGGGAGACTAAAGCCAGGAGATGGACTGGTTAAGAGCAGCAGCTATGTGAGACGATATAACAAAAAGAGGGACCAGAGAGTCCAGTTAGCACATGATGGGAAATGTGGAAGTGCATTTTTCAGATCTCAGCAGAATTGA
- the LOC122561934 gene encoding uncharacterized protein LOC122561934 isoform X2, with protein MNRLVFIHIFSIVVFAKTEELTPQFGITTDRRSSSSGLLDPSVNLTKLPHKNQSHLESSLPVLDAFFEREETSYQQYKIKNEISHAEGELSPMVFFEKNHKRNESTDRQKYKATAKEHPERQGNWQSNYLRGLYPDKSNLNRSPIYYNLLAKSMQSSFSVYPIHNYHQGTQLHHHVIKQGERATSYNLDLEENRSRKTIRYRTSETFINGSNSSSAIHRRPSSLLYHFNILREDYNKELCSIECRKEKNEREFYCNSEFAISGIVHDIVTLGKGLRLVTLLVDSSGFYRMSRLYVTPDGFFFKVHILVVDTFNCRRLCPDLKFGGKYILMGLIYHRRYILPTWAQERVSGRLKPGDGLVKSSSYVRRYNKKRDQRVQLAHDGKCGSAFFRSQQN; from the exons ATGAATAGACTGGTATTTATACATATCTTTTCGATCGTCGTATTTGCAAAAACTGAAG AACTCACACCGCAATTTGGAATAACAACAGATCGAAGATCTTCCTCCTCAGGGCTTCTTGACCCTTCAGTAAATCTGACAAAATTGCCTCACAAAAATCAGAGTCACCTGGAGTCCAGTCTACCTGTTCTTGATGCCTTTTTTGAGAGAGAAGAGACATCTTACCAACAATACAAGATCAAAAATGAAATCTCACATGCAGAGGGTGAACTCAGTCCCATggtattttttgaaaaaaaccaCAAAAGGAATGAAAGCACAGACAGGCAGAAGTACAAGGCAACTGCAAAAGAACATCCTGAGAGACAGGGAAATTGGCAATCAAACTACTTGCGAGGCCTATATCCAGATAAATCCAACTTGAATAGGTCACCGATCTACTATAACCTTCTGGCCAAAAGCATGCAGTCAAGTTTTTCCGTGTATCCGATCCACAATTATCATCAGGGCACACAGCTCCATCATCATGTAATAAAACAGGGAGAAAGAGCTACATCTTACAATCTAGACCTTGAGGAGAACAGATCCAGAAAAACTATACGGTACAGAACAAGTGAAACATTCATAAATGGAAGCAATTCATCATCTGCAATCCATCGACGTCCTTCAAGTTTGCTCTATCACTTCAACATACTCAGAGAAG ATTACAATAAAGAGTTATGTTCAATTGAATGCAGAAAGgaaaagaatgaaagagaatTCTACTGCAACAGTGAGTTCG CAATCAGTGGTATAGTCCATGATATAGTGACCCTTGGTAAAGGGCTACGTCTGGTGACATTATTGGTAGACAGCAGTGGATTCTATCGCATGAGTCGATTATATGTCACGCCTGATGGATTCTTCTTCAAAGTGCATATTCTTGTTGTTGACACTTTCAACTGTAGAAGATTGTGTCCGGACTTGAAGTTTG GTGGTAAATACATCCTGATGGGCCTGATTTATCACAGGAGATACATTCTACCCACTTGGGCCCAAGAACGTGTTTCTGGGAGACTAAAGCCAGGAGATGGACTGGTTAAGAGCAGCAGCTATGTGAGACGATATAACAAAAAGAGGGACCAGAGAGTCCAGTTAGCACATGATGGGAAATGTGGAAGTGCATTTTTCAGATCTCAGCAGAATTGA